The Beijerinckiaceae bacterium RH AL1 genome has a segment encoding these proteins:
- a CDS encoding hypothetical protein (ID:RHAL1_01758;~conserved protein of unknown function;~source:Prodigal:2.6), producing MSDRRDQKLRILHVLRAPLGGLFRHVVDLTREQVARGHAVGFVTDSLTGGERASANLAALEPMLELGILRLPMLRQPHAQDIGATLKIAAHARKLKADVVHGHGSKGGLYARLPAYLPLRGPAIRCYTPHGGSFNHVASPLVQATYMGVEKLLARRTDVLLFESVYIANRFRERIGDCDALVRIVQNGISEAEFEPVRPVQGAADFVYVGELRSAKGIDTLIDATAMLSRRIERPLKLILVGSGPDQAKLEAQARKRGISDQVSFPGAMPAREAFALGRALVVPSRAESLPYVVLEAAGAQIPMVATDVGGIGEIFGPYRDRLIPCDDPLGLAMAMERVCEADTATLRREAQELAAFVATRFVVTIMADSVLGGYYDAIERRGVSPSRATSRLAPARGAPPIS from the coding sequence ATGAGCGACAGGCGCGATCAGAAGCTACGCATCCTGCACGTGCTGCGGGCGCCGCTCGGCGGCCTGTTCCGCCACGTCGTCGACCTCACGCGCGAGCAGGTGGCCCGCGGCCACGCCGTCGGCTTCGTCACCGACTCGCTGACCGGCGGCGAGCGCGCCTCCGCCAATCTCGCCGCGCTCGAGCCGATGCTCGAGCTCGGCATCCTGCGCCTGCCGATGCTGCGCCAGCCGCACGCCCAGGACATCGGCGCGACGCTCAAGATCGCCGCCCATGCGCGCAAGCTGAAGGCCGACGTCGTCCACGGCCACGGCTCGAAGGGCGGCCTCTATGCCCGCCTGCCGGCCTACCTGCCGCTGCGCGGGCCGGCGATCCGCTGCTACACGCCGCACGGCGGCAGCTTCAACCACGTCGCCTCCCCGCTCGTGCAGGCGACCTACATGGGCGTCGAGAAGCTGCTCGCACGCCGCACCGACGTTCTTCTCTTCGAGAGCGTCTACATCGCCAACCGCTTCCGCGAGCGCATCGGCGACTGCGACGCGCTGGTCCGCATCGTCCAGAACGGGATCAGCGAAGCCGAGTTCGAGCCGGTGCGCCCGGTGCAGGGGGCAGCCGACTTCGTCTATGTCGGCGAGCTGCGCTCAGCCAAGGGCATCGACACGCTGATCGACGCGACCGCGATGCTGTCGCGCCGCATCGAGCGCCCGCTCAAGCTGATCCTCGTCGGCTCCGGGCCGGACCAGGCCAAGCTCGAGGCGCAGGCGCGCAAGCGCGGCATCTCCGACCAGGTCTCCTTTCCAGGCGCGATGCCGGCGCGCGAGGCCTTCGCGCTCGGCCGCGCGCTGGTCGTGCCGAGCCGCGCGGAATCGCTCCCCTACGTGGTGCTCGAGGCAGCGGGCGCGCAGATTCCGATGGTGGCGACCGACGTCGGCGGCATCGGCGAGATCTTCGGGCCCTACCGCGACCGCTTGATCCCCTGCGACGATCCGCTCGGCCTCGCGATGGCGATGGAGCGGGTCTGCGAAGCCGACACCGCGACGCTTCGCCGCGAAGCGCAGGAACTCGCCGCCTTCGTCGCCACGCGCTTCGTCGTGACCATCATGGCCGACAGCGTGCTCGGCGGCTACTACGACGCGATCGAGCGCCGCGGGGTCAGCCCGTCGCGGGCGACGTCCCGCCTCGCGCCCGCTCGCGGTGCGCCGCCCATTTCATAG
- a CDS encoding Polysaccharide export outer membrane protein (ID:RHAL1_01759;~source:Prodigal:2.6): MRRWITALCLAVCVLLAGCAPRPNGYADFKADEPYTLASGDRLRVIVFGQDALSNTYAVNSAGNISMPLIGTVRAQGLTTGGLEHSVEAKLRDGFIRDPKVSIEVDAFRPFFVLGEVQTAGQYPYIAGMTAETAVAVAGGYTPRANKYQVDLTRVVDGHPVTASVPVDQPVKPGDTIFVRERFF, from the coding sequence ATGCGACGTTGGATAACTGCACTCTGCCTTGCCGTCTGCGTGCTGCTCGCAGGGTGCGCGCCGCGGCCGAACGGGTATGCCGACTTCAAGGCCGACGAGCCGTACACGCTGGCGAGCGGCGACCGGCTGCGCGTCATCGTCTTCGGCCAGGACGCGCTCTCCAACACCTATGCCGTCAACAGCGCCGGCAACATCTCGATGCCGCTGATCGGCACCGTGCGCGCGCAGGGCCTCACCACGGGCGGGCTCGAGCATAGCGTCGAGGCCAAGCTCCGCGACGGCTTCATCCGCGACCCCAAGGTCTCGATCGAGGTCGACGCGTTCCGGCCCTTCTTCGTGCTCGGCGAGGTGCAGACCGCCGGCCAGTACCCCTACATCGCCGGCATGACGGCGGAGACCGCCGTGGCGGTCGCCGGCGGCTACACGCCGCGCGCCAACAAGTACCAGGTCGATCTCACCCGCGTCGTCGACGGCCACCCCGTGACCGCCAGCGTGCCGGTCGACCAACCCGTAAAGCCCGGCGATACGATCTTCGTGCGCGAACGCTTTTTTTAG
- a CDS encoding Lipopolysaccharide biosynthesis protein (ID:RHAL1_01760;~source:Prodigal:2.6) — protein sequence MTRNLGVMPADSEGTGEIDLRAIGGALRRRLGLLVVVAVAACLLIAVIVNVITPRYTAAQILLENQETFFTRPDRTNVQQTDVAQQLDAEAVASQVQLMTSRDIARKAIKQLGLEGNDEFDPKIGAFRRVLILLGLVKDPTQETRDARIVTNFLDKLVVYSPAKTRVIAIEFQSRDPELAARAANTIATLYLKGQSEAKRQTAQDSADALQAQIADLRTRLVKADDDRERYRLQTGLLAGTNNMTITGQQLAEINTDLSKARTLQADAQAKAQMIRDLLRRGQAADVPDVINNDTVRRIAEQRVQVEGQLALESRTLLPGHPRMQALEAQVKEYDRALKGAAKQAATTLENEATIAGARVKNLESVLAQQKTAAGTSNADEVHLRALDRAADSLKEQLESSTTKYQEALARASSDATPADARIIQSAVPPQEPSFPKKLPFIAFGTLAVLALAVGIIVAGELIGGPAPAYAAPQAQVEEEERHETPAPASFAWEEPAPRLRRTRRVTTPAVTTPAVTEDDDVVFAPAPAATTRRPSALKDLLAGGLIAAIVERVRAFGRSADDSRVGDEAVDDRFASSDGVGWEAAPKGAADRTGADLAPAAAAQPVDIAPTVDRIVAAHVPGRGLHVVGAGIAAENPGVLIALARALAERGRTVIVDLDRSPGKLAPLARSGAEGGDAIASLTGLSELLGGNASFAEVIHRDHASRLHFIPTGRLEADFRDFDLILDALTATYDFIVMLAPAYPQSEIAKIMAPYADFVVLAPLAGSDDGALGRIERELADAGAREVLIAGRVAKGAHQDVA from the coding sequence ATGACGCGTAATCTCGGGGTCATGCCGGCAGACAGCGAAGGAACCGGCGAGATCGACCTTCGCGCGATCGGCGGCGCTCTGCGGCGTCGGCTCGGCCTGCTCGTCGTGGTGGCGGTTGCCGCCTGCCTTCTCATCGCCGTCATCGTGAACGTCATCACGCCGCGCTACACCGCGGCGCAGATCCTGCTCGAGAACCAGGAGACGTTCTTCACGCGGCCCGACCGCACCAACGTGCAGCAGACCGACGTCGCGCAGCAGCTCGACGCGGAGGCGGTCGCGAGCCAGGTGCAGCTCATGACCTCGCGCGACATCGCGCGCAAGGCGATCAAGCAGCTCGGCCTCGAAGGCAACGACGAGTTCGACCCCAAGATCGGCGCCTTCAGGCGCGTGCTCATCCTGCTCGGCCTCGTGAAGGATCCGACGCAGGAGACGCGCGACGCTCGTATCGTCACAAACTTCCTCGACAAGCTCGTCGTCTACTCGCCGGCCAAGACGCGCGTCATCGCGATCGAGTTCCAGAGCCGCGATCCCGAGCTCGCGGCACGCGCCGCGAACACGATCGCGACGCTCTACCTCAAAGGTCAGTCGGAGGCCAAGCGCCAGACCGCGCAGGATTCCGCCGACGCGCTGCAGGCGCAGATCGCCGATCTGCGCACGCGCCTCGTGAAGGCCGACGACGATCGCGAGCGCTATCGCCTGCAGACCGGCCTCCTCGCCGGCACCAACAACATGACGATCACCGGCCAGCAGCTCGCCGAGATCAACACGGATCTCTCCAAGGCGCGGACCCTGCAGGCCGACGCGCAGGCGAAGGCGCAGATGATCCGCGACCTGCTCCGCCGCGGGCAGGCCGCCGACGTGCCCGACGTCATCAACAACGACACGGTTCGCCGCATCGCCGAGCAGCGCGTGCAGGTCGAGGGCCAGCTGGCGCTGGAGTCGCGCACGCTCCTGCCCGGCCACCCGCGCATGCAGGCGCTCGAGGCGCAGGTGAAGGAATACGACCGCGCGCTGAAGGGCGCGGCCAAGCAGGCCGCGACGACGCTCGAGAACGAGGCCACCATCGCCGGCGCGCGCGTGAAGAACCTCGAGAGCGTGCTGGCGCAGCAGAAGACGGCGGCCGGGACGTCGAACGCCGACGAGGTGCACCTGCGCGCCCTCGATCGCGCCGCCGACAGCCTCAAGGAGCAGCTCGAGAGCTCGACGACCAAGTACCAGGAGGCCCTGGCGCGTGCGTCCTCCGACGCGACGCCGGCCGACGCCCGCATCATCCAGAGCGCGGTGCCGCCGCAGGAGCCGTCGTTCCCGAAGAAGCTGCCGTTCATCGCCTTCGGCACGCTCGCCGTGCTGGCGCTGGCCGTCGGCATCATCGTCGCCGGCGAGCTGATCGGCGGCCCGGCCCCGGCCTATGCGGCGCCGCAAGCGCAGGTCGAAGAGGAGGAGCGTCACGAAACGCCGGCGCCTGCCTCCTTCGCCTGGGAGGAGCCGGCGCCGCGCCTGCGTCGCACGCGGCGCGTGACGACACCGGCCGTGACGACACCCGCCGTGACGGAGGACGACGACGTCGTGTTCGCGCCGGCGCCCGCCGCGACGACACGTCGCCCCTCGGCCTTGAAGGACTTGCTGGCCGGTGGCCTCATCGCCGCCATCGTCGAGCGCGTCCGTGCCTTCGGCCGGTCAGCCGACGACAGCCGCGTCGGCGACGAGGCCGTCGACGACCGGTTCGCGTCGAGCGACGGTGTCGGCTGGGAGGCGGCGCCCAAGGGCGCCGCCGATAGGACAGGCGCCGATCTCGCTCCCGCGGCGGCGGCGCAGCCCGTGGACATCGCGCCCACCGTCGATCGCATCGTCGCCGCGCACGTGCCGGGACGCGGCCTGCATGTCGTCGGCGCCGGCATCGCCGCCGAGAACCCGGGCGTGCTGATCGCGCTCGCCCGTGCGCTCGCCGAGCGCGGCCGCACGGTGATCGTCGACCTCGACCGCTCGCCCGGCAAGCTCGCGCCGCTGGCGCGCTCCGGCGCCGAGGGCGGCGACGCGATCGCCAGCCTGACGGGGCTCTCGGAGCTGTTGGGCGGAAACGCCTCGTTCGCCGAGGTGATCCATCGCGACCACGCCTCCCGGCTGCACTTCATCCCGACGGGCCGGCTCGAGGCGGACTTCCGCGACTTCGACCTGATCCTCGATGCGCTCACCGCGACCTACGACTTCATCGTGATGCTCGCGCCGGCCTACCCGCAGAGCGAGATCGCCAAGATCATGGCGCCCTATGCCGACTTCGTCGTGCTGGCGCCGCTCGCCGGCAGCGACGACGGCGCCCTCGGCCGGATCGAGCGGGAGCTGGCCGACGCCGGCGCCCGCGAGGTGCTGATCGCCGGTCGCGTCGCGAAGGGCGCGCATCAGGACGTCGCCTGA
- a CDS encoding NAD(P)-dependent dehydrogenase, short-chain alcohol dehydrogenase family (ID:RHAL1_01761;~source:Prodigal:2.6), with amino-acid sequence MNDRPLENRVAVVTGASRGIGRAVALELARAGAHVVALARTQGALEELDDAIRAAGSSATLVPCDITDYPALDRLGLAIHERWGKLDVLVANAGVLGPLTPLAHLEPKQWDTVVSVNVTANLRLIRSLDQPLRASDAGRVVMLSSGAAHRAAMKAYWGPYAISKGAVDSMVRTYAAETEEMTPVKVMAVNPGPIRTIMRKQAMPAEDPATLTTPEELAPKIVALCLPSWTETGKLYDFPTDRVQSFQGPA; translated from the coding sequence ATGAACGACAGACCCCTCGAAAACCGCGTCGCAGTCGTCACCGGCGCCTCGCGCGGCATCGGTCGCGCCGTGGCGCTCGAGCTGGCTCGGGCCGGCGCGCATGTCGTGGCGCTGGCTCGCACGCAGGGCGCGCTGGAGGAGCTCGACGACGCAATCCGCGCCGCGGGCTCGAGCGCGACGCTGGTGCCGTGCGACATCACCGACTATCCCGCGCTCGACAGGCTGGGCCTGGCGATCCACGAGCGCTGGGGCAAGCTCGACGTCCTCGTCGCCAATGCCGGCGTGCTCGGTCCGCTGACGCCGCTCGCGCATCTCGAGCCGAAGCAGTGGGACACCGTCGTATCGGTCAACGTGACGGCGAACCTGCGGCTGATCCGCTCGCTCGACCAGCCGCTGCGGGCTTCCGACGCCGGGCGCGTCGTGATGCTGTCGTCCGGCGCCGCCCATCGCGCCGCGATGAAGGCCTACTGGGGCCCCTATGCGATCTCGAAGGGCGCCGTCGACTCGATGGTGCGCACCTATGCCGCCGAGACGGAAGAGATGACGCCGGTCAAGGTGATGGCGGTGAATCCGGGCCCGATCCGCACCATCATGCGCAAGCAGGCGATGCCGGCCGAGGACCCCGCGACCCTGACGACGCCAGAAGAGCTGGCGCCGAAGATCGTCGCGCTCTGCCTGCCGTCATGGACCGAGACCGGAAAGCTCTACGATTTCCCTACGGACAGGGTGCAGAGCTTCCAGGGCCCTGCGTGA
- a CDS encoding hypothetical protein (ID:RHAL1_01762;~conserved exported protein of unknown function;~source:Prodigal:2.6) has product MKLALIALLLATTAAQAGDIEVRDAWLRATPKNASVAGGYATIVNHGGAPDTLVAASLPMAPDGQIHEMSMANGVMHMGRLPAGLAIPPGATVTLTPGHYHLMFEKPSAQLKAGQTVVGSLTFAKAGKVDVTFAVAGLGATQAPGAKPAGHDMHDMKM; this is encoded by the coding sequence TTGAAGCTCGCCCTCATAGCTCTGCTGCTCGCGACCACCGCCGCGCAGGCCGGCGACATCGAGGTGCGCGACGCCTGGCTGCGCGCGACGCCGAAGAATGCCTCCGTTGCCGGCGGCTACGCGACGATCGTCAATCACGGCGGCGCGCCGGACACGCTCGTCGCCGCCAGCCTGCCGATGGCGCCGGACGGGCAGATCCACGAGATGTCGATGGCCAACGGCGTGATGCACATGGGCCGGCTCCCCGCTGGCCTCGCCATCCCGCCGGGCGCCACCGTGACGCTGACACCGGGCCACTATCATCTGATGTTCGAGAAGCCCTCGGCCCAGCTGAAGGCAGGGCAGACGGTGGTTGGATCGCTGACCTTCGCCAAGGCGGGCAAGGTCGACGTCACCTTCGCCGTCGCCGGCCTCGGCGCGACGCAGGCGCCCGGCGCCAAGCCGGCCGGGCACGACATGCACGATATGAAGATGTAG
- a CDS encoding Penicillin-binding protein, 1A family (source:Prodigal:2.6;~ID:RHAL1_01763), whose protein sequence is MADASSFLRRLYERLRDWRRERLAWPDVRRRLIADAALARAGAARASAATAEWFARPLLPQHPTAPRWHMLLRVTTISLAALLILLLGSIVYFAFEIPIGGGTASDAAGALTVTAADGTTLAVRGTAQGEQLDYDDISPNLRKAIVAVEDRRFFSHGAVDLHGMLRALLHDVRGGHAQGASTITQQLARLMLLSNERTARRKIQEALVAVWLEHHLTKQQILARYLDTAYFGAGAYGADAAAERYFGTSARTLTLPQAAMIAGLVRAPSQLAPVKNLDGARARAGVVLHAMVETGAITKAEGDAAVAHPADLKVAPDLPPGPGYVADAAQADIKTLVGGAAQDLTAGTTIDEHLQAAAEAAIRTHLDGEGAKKHATQAALVAIGPNGAILAMVGGRDYAASPFNRATQAQRQPGSLFKLFVYLAALKGGMTPETIVDDAPLTIGTGPNAWQPTDYEGRYEGRMPLSLAFAKSVNTVAARLGQKVGIDTVIKTARDLGVASPLPNVPSLALGTANVNLMEMTRAYATVASDEETLDPYLIQRITSHGKLMFNRPPHYGEAGEPSQAKLAMRELLQDVVSEGTGRGARLAVPVGGKTGTTQDFRDAWFIGSTPDVTIGVWVGNDDNSPMDGVTGGDIPVKIWRDVAVAAQSMPGHKAHRKPRVAATATATAPAARAPDLGEAIGGALGDAARGVIAGLTPKGDADPDADPQGTLSGKAEVVDTATLGLGGQQVRLQGVAPMGGRAARELARYLRRREVDCTPAAGGSYRCSVDGDDLATTILSNGGAEATQDAPADLAAAQETAQEQGLGIWRGRR, encoded by the coding sequence GTGGCCGACGCCTCATCGTTTCTGCGACGGCTCTACGAGCGGCTTCGCGACTGGCGTCGCGAGCGCCTCGCCTGGCCCGACGTGCGCCGCCGGCTGATCGCCGACGCCGCGCTCGCCCGGGCCGGCGCGGCGCGCGCCTCCGCGGCCACGGCGGAATGGTTCGCGCGACCCCTCCTGCCGCAGCATCCGACGGCGCCGCGCTGGCACATGCTGCTGCGCGTCACCACGATCTCGCTCGCCGCCCTGCTCATCCTGCTGCTCGGCTCCATCGTCTACTTCGCCTTCGAGATCCCGATCGGCGGCGGCACGGCGAGCGATGCGGCGGGCGCGCTCACCGTCACCGCCGCCGACGGCACGACGCTGGCCGTGCGCGGCACCGCGCAAGGCGAGCAGCTCGACTACGACGACATCTCGCCGAACCTGCGCAAGGCGATCGTCGCGGTGGAGGACCGCCGCTTCTTCTCGCACGGCGCGGTCGACCTGCACGGCATGCTGCGCGCGCTGCTGCACGACGTGCGCGGCGGCCACGCGCAGGGCGCCTCGACGATCACCCAGCAGCTCGCCCGCCTCATGCTGCTCTCGAACGAGCGCACGGCGCGGCGCAAGATCCAGGAGGCGCTGGTCGCCGTCTGGCTCGAGCATCACCTCACCAAGCAGCAGATCCTCGCCCGCTACCTCGACACCGCCTATTTCGGCGCCGGCGCCTACGGCGCTGACGCGGCGGCCGAGCGCTACTTCGGCACGAGTGCGCGCACGCTCACCCTGCCCCAGGCGGCAATGATCGCCGGCCTCGTCCGCGCGCCCTCGCAGCTCGCGCCGGTGAAGAACCTCGACGGCGCGCGGGCGCGGGCCGGCGTCGTGCTGCATGCGATGGTCGAGACCGGGGCGATCACCAAGGCCGAGGGCGACGCCGCGGTGGCGCATCCCGCCGACCTCAAGGTGGCGCCGGACCTGCCGCCAGGGCCGGGCTACGTCGCCGACGCCGCGCAGGCCGACATCAAGACGCTCGTCGGCGGCGCCGCGCAGGATCTCACCGCCGGCACGACGATCGACGAGCATCTGCAGGCCGCAGCCGAGGCGGCGATCCGCACGCACCTCGACGGCGAGGGGGCGAAGAAGCACGCGACGCAGGCGGCGCTGGTGGCGATCGGCCCGAACGGCGCCATCCTCGCCATGGTCGGCGGGCGCGACTACGCGGCGAGCCCGTTCAACCGCGCGACCCAGGCGCAGCGGCAGCCGGGCTCGCTGTTCAAGCTGTTCGTCTATCTCGCCGCGCTGAAGGGCGGCATGACGCCGGAGACCATCGTCGACGACGCGCCGCTGACGATCGGGACGGGGCCGAACGCCTGGCAGCCGACGGATTACGAGGGGCGCTACGAAGGCCGCATGCCGCTCTCGCTCGCCTTCGCCAAGTCGGTGAACACGGTGGCGGCGCGGCTCGGCCAGAAGGTTGGGATCGACACCGTCATCAAGACCGCGCGCGACCTCGGCGTCGCCTCGCCGCTGCCCAACGTGCCGAGCCTCGCGCTCGGCACCGCCAACGTGAACCTTATGGAGATGACGCGCGCCTATGCGACGGTCGCCTCCGACGAGGAGACGCTCGACCCCTACCTCATCCAGCGCATCACCAGCCACGGGAAGCTGATGTTCAACCGGCCGCCGCATTACGGCGAGGCGGGCGAGCCCTCGCAAGCCAAGCTTGCGATGCGCGAGCTGCTGCAGGACGTCGTGAGCGAGGGCACCGGGCGCGGCGCGCGGCTCGCCGTCCCCGTCGGCGGCAAGACCGGCACGACGCAGGACTTTCGCGACGCCTGGTTCATCGGCTCGACGCCCGACGTGACGATCGGCGTCTGGGTCGGCAACGACGACAACTCGCCGATGGACGGCGTCACCGGCGGCGACATCCCGGTGAAGATCTGGCGCGACGTCGCAGTGGCGGCGCAGTCGATGCCCGGCCACAAGGCGCATCGCAAGCCGCGCGTGGCGGCGACGGCGACGGCGACGGCGCCGGCCGCCCGGGCCCCCGACCTCGGCGAGGCGATCGGCGGCGCACTGGGCGACGCGGCGCGCGGCGTCATCGCCGGGCTGACGCCGAAGGGCGACGCCGATCCCGACGCCGACCCGCAGGGCACGCTGAGCGGCAAGGCGGAGGTCGTCGACACCGCCACGCTCGGCCTCGGCGGCCAGCAGGTGCGCCTGCAGGGGGTCGCGCCGATGGGCGGTCGCGCCGCGCGCGAGCTCGCCCGCTACCTCCGCCGCCGCGAGGTCGACTGCACTCCGGCCGCCGGCGGCAGCTATCGCTGCAGCGTCGACGGCGACGATCTCGCAACGACCATCCTCTCGAACGGCGGCGCCGAGGCGACGCAGGACGCGCCCGCCGACCTGGCCGCCGCGCAGGAGACCGCGCAGGAGCAGGGGCTCGGCATCTGGCGCGGGCGGCGCTGA
- a CDS encoding hypothetical protein (ID:RHAL1_01764;~conserved protein of unknown function;~source:Prodigal:2.6) has product MGFKVAWAAVKGKSSDAVMSDLDLERTGEHEAFPKTEYCIVTMPSGWVVVVNCFSFGSFILEAPLDRVKRGAEVLTCYVNETTMTSDLGAYENGALLWSVTHDSERGADDLRVTGAPPEPFASIRDGLVAQQEASSGGVDYLFDVAPDLGEALTGYRHDKDVEGLGPEPFELLEPARKPPAKAKIRGLFGKRG; this is encoded by the coding sequence ATGGGCTTCAAGGTCGCCTGGGCCGCCGTCAAGGGAAAGTCGTCGGACGCGGTCATGAGCGACCTCGACCTCGAGCGCACCGGTGAGCACGAGGCCTTCCCCAAGACGGAATACTGCATCGTGACGATGCCGAGCGGTTGGGTCGTGGTCGTCAACTGCTTTTCCTTCGGCAGCTTCATCCTCGAGGCGCCGCTCGACCGCGTGAAAAGAGGCGCGGAGGTCCTGACCTGCTACGTCAACGAGACCACCATGACGAGCGATCTCGGCGCCTACGAGAACGGCGCATTGCTCTGGTCCGTGACGCACGATTCCGAAAGAGGCGCCGACGATCTGCGGGTGACCGGGGCGCCTCCCGAACCCTTCGCGTCGATCCGCGACGGGCTTGTCGCGCAGCAGGAAGCGTCGTCCGGCGGCGTCGACTATCTCTTCGACGTCGCCCCCGATCTCGGCGAGGCGCTCACCGGCTACCGACACGATAAGGACGTCGAGGGCCTGGGACCGGAACCCTTCGAGTTGCTGGAACCGGCGCGCAAGCCGCCGGCCAAGGCCAAGATTCGCGGCCTGTTCGGCAAGCGCGGGTAA
- a CDS encoding protein of unknown function (ID:RHAL1_01765;~source:Prodigal:2.6), which yields MPSTRCDNLSVEIEGRPRLLRPRLQRVMDEIASLDPNGGPSFLVLSSTDSCDYMQAAGGRGAYIAECRQYDGQAFRHYAAGHPGPAAADRVKIKTSSFHVTVPSNEKLTCDEVQYLAYAFIKGSCRSSFFAWRDMTDRFV from the coding sequence ATGCCAAGCACCCGCTGCGACAATCTCTCCGTCGAGATCGAGGGCCGCCCGCGATTGCTGAGGCCGCGGCTCCAGCGGGTCATGGACGAGATCGCGAGCCTCGACCCGAACGGCGGCCCAAGCTTCCTCGTCCTATCATCGACGGATAGTTGCGACTACATGCAGGCTGCAGGCGGCAGGGGCGCCTATATCGCCGAATGTCGACAGTACGACGGCCAAGCGTTCCGTCATTACGCCGCCGGACATCCCGGCCCCGCCGCCGCCGATCGGGTAAAGATCAAGACCAGCAGTTTTCACGTCACGGTCCCGTCCAACGAGAAGCTGACGTGCGACGAGGTCCAGTATCTCGCGTACGCGTTCATCAAAGGGTCTTGCAGATCGAGCTTCTTTGCCTGGCGCGACATGACCGACAGGTTCGTCTGA
- the hemB gene encoding Delta-aminolevulinic acid dehydratase (ID:RHAL1_01766;~source:Prodigal:2.6), protein MTTGLRAPKTESLGLIHRPRRNRRTDWARRLVRENVVTADDLIWPLFLVEGEKQRVPVPSMPGVERLSVDEAVRAAVAAAEARIPALCFFPMTEAGVKDPQGSEAQNADNLVCRAVRAIKAEVPHIGLMTDAALDPYTSHGHDGVMDGDEIVNDETVRLLCAQSLNQARAGADIISPSDMMDGRVGAIRAALDDEGFEHVQIMSYAAKYASAFYGPFRDAIGTKAVLKGDKRTYQMDPANTDEAMREVAADIEEGADMVMVKPGMPYLDIIRRVKDEFEVPTFAYQVSGEYAMIMAAAQNGWIDGDRAMMESLTAFKRAGCDGVLTYFALTVAQRLKAG, encoded by the coding sequence ATGACCACTGGCCTGCGCGCCCCGAAGACCGAGTCCCTCGGCCTGATCCACCGGCCCCGCCGCAACCGGCGCACGGACTGGGCGCGCCGTCTCGTGCGCGAGAACGTCGTCACCGCCGACGACCTGATCTGGCCGCTGTTTTTGGTCGAGGGCGAGAAGCAGCGCGTGCCGGTCCCCTCGATGCCCGGCGTCGAGCGGCTGTCGGTCGACGAGGCGGTGCGCGCCGCCGTCGCGGCGGCCGAGGCGCGCATCCCGGCGCTCTGCTTCTTCCCGATGACCGAGGCCGGCGTGAAGGACCCGCAGGGCTCGGAAGCGCAGAACGCCGACAATCTCGTCTGCCGCGCCGTGCGGGCGATCAAGGCCGAGGTGCCGCACATCGGGCTGATGACCGATGCCGCGCTCGACCCCTACACTAGCCACGGCCACGACGGCGTGATGGACGGCGACGAGATCGTCAACGACGAGACCGTGCGGCTCCTCTGCGCGCAATCGCTCAACCAGGCGCGCGCCGGCGCCGACATCATCTCGCCCTCCGACATGATGGACGGCCGCGTCGGCGCGATCCGCGCGGCGCTCGACGACGAGGGCTTCGAGCACGTCCAGATCATGAGCTATGCGGCGAAGTACGCCTCGGCCTTCTACGGCCCGTTCCGCGACGCGATCGGCACCAAGGCCGTCCTGAAGGGCGACAAGCGCACCTACCAGATGGACCCGGCCAACACCGACGAGGCGATGCGCGAGGTCGCCGCCGACATCGAGGAGGGCGCCGACATGGTGATGGTGAAGCCCGGCATGCCCTACCTCGACATCATCCGCCGCGTGAAGGACGAGTTCGAGGTGCCGACCTTTGCCTACCAGGTGTCGGGCGAGTACGCGATGATCATGGCCGCCGCGCAGAACGGCTGGATCGACGGCGACCGCGCGATGATGGAGAGCCTCACCGCCTTCAAGCGGGCGGGCTGCGACGGAGTGCTCACCTACTTCGCGCTGACGGTCGCACAGCGGCTGAAGGCTGGCTGA